A genomic window from Populus nigra chromosome 7, ddPopNigr1.1, whole genome shotgun sequence includes:
- the LOC133699818 gene encoding kinesin-like protein KIN-14C isoform X2, with protein MTSRNQNRPPRSPSSKKEGVESIPLDKRRRTGMGRTGGATNTERKPFGSVNKKLDVAATSDVGSCVEGSDCGNVEFTKEEIDALVNERLKMKKFDHKGNMELVSELNARLKVCIKWFQKRDEAHVEGEGKLQNALDALEKKCAETEAEMKNKEERFSATISELRQDNTCVQERLVKEESEKLDAIACHRKENEARIALEALQASLSKDLEKAQQDILVANQRAASVDDMYKRLQEYNLSLQQYNSKLHSELQVARESLKRVEKEKSTIMENHSTLRGHYSSLQDQLNLARTAQDEALNQKDTLANEVKCLRGELQQVREDRDRQVAQVQVLTSELVKYKESTGESCAKLEYLMEKTKSLEETCSSQREQICLLEHQLTATNEKLKMSDLSSIQTRAEFEEQRRNVHDLQERLAETEYQLVEGEKLRKKLHNTILELKGNIRVFCRVRPVLPDDVAGSEQPVISYPTSTEALGRGIDVIQSGQKYPFNFDKVFNPDASQQEVFVEISQLVQSALDGYKVCIFAYGQTGSGKTYTMMGRPEASEQKGLIPRSLEQIFQTSQSLIAQGWKYKMQASMLEIYNETIRDLLSTNKSSGAENGAPGKQYTIKHDANGNTNVTDLTIVDVCRIEEISSLLRQAAQSRSVGKTQMNEQSSRSHFVFTLRISGVNEGTEQQVQGVLNLIDLAGSERLSRSGATGDRLKETQAINRSLSSLSDVIFALAKKEDHVPFRNSKLTYLLQPCLGGDSKTLMFVNISPDPASVGESLCSLRFAARVNACEIGIPRRQMTAQMTS; from the exons ATGACTTCTAGGAACCAGAATCGGCCTCCTCGAAGTCCTTCTTCT AAGAAGGAAGGGGTGGAAAGTATCCCATTAGATAAGCGGAGGAGGACTGGGATGGGAAGAACGGGAGGAGCCACGAACACAGAACGCAAGCCATTTGGTTCTGTTAACAAAAAGCTGGATGTTGCTGCCACCAGTGATGTGGGAAGCTGTGTTGAGGGTTCGGATTGTGGCAATGTTGAGTTTACTAAAGAAGAAATTGATGCGCTGGTGAATGAGAGATTGAAGATGAAGAAGTTTGATCACAAG GGTAATATGGAACTAGTGAGTGAACTTAATGCCAGGCTCAAGGTTTGTATCAAATGGTTCCAGAAGAGGGATGAAGCCCATGTTGAAGGGGAAGGAAAGCTTCAAAATGCTTTAGATGCTTTGGAGAAGAAGTGTGCTGAAACTG AGGCAGAGATGAAAAACAAGGAGGAGAGATTTAGTGCAACTATTAGTGAGCTGAGGCAAGATAATACTTGTGTACAAGAGAGACTTGtaaaagaagaatcagaaaagctg gATGCAATTGCTTGTCATAGAAAGGAAAATGAAGCAAGAATTGCATTAGAAGCTTTGCAGGCTTCTCTATCGAAAGATCTTGAGAAAGCCCAACAAGATATTTTAGTTGCCAATCAAAGA GCTGCCTCGGTTGATGATATGTACAAGCGATTACAAGAGTACAACTTGAGTTTACAACAGTACAATAGCAAGCTGCATTCTGAACTTCAAGTTGCTCGTGAGTCTCTAAAACGTGTAGAAAAAGAGAAGTCTACTATAATGGAGAACCACAGTACATTAAGGGGTCACTATAGTTCATTGCAGGATCAGTTAAATTTAGCCAGG ACTGCTCAAGATGAAGCTTTGAATCAGAAAGACACATTAGCAAATGAAGTGAAATGTCTCCGAGGAGAGTTGCAGCAGGTTAGAGAGGATCGTGATCGCCAAGTAGCTCAAGTGCAGGTTTTAACTTCTGAATTGGTGAAGTATAAAGAAAGTACCGGTGAATCCTGTGCAAAACTAGAATATCTgatggaaaaaacaaaatccttaGAG GAGACATGTTCTTCCCAGAGGGAGCAGATATGCCTGTTGGAGCATCAGCTCACTGCTACAAATGAAAAGCTAAAG atGTCTGATTTATCTTCTATACAAACAAGGGCAGAATTTGAAGAGCAAAGGAGAAATGTACATGATTTACAGGAGCGCCTAGCAGAGACAGAATATCAGCTAGTTGAAGGAgagaaattgaggaaaaaattgCATAACACTATCTTG GAGCTAAAGGGGAATATTCGAGTATTTTGCAGAGTGCGTCCTGTGTTGCCAGATGATGTTGCTGGGTCTGAGCAGCCTGTCATTTCATATCCTACCTCAACAGAAGCTCTTGGCAGAGGCATCGATGTAATACAAAGTG GACAGAAATATCCTTTTAACTTTGACAAGGTGTTCAATCCTGATGCTTCTCAGCAAGAAGTTTTTGTGGAAATATCACAGCTTGTGCAGAGTGCCCTTGATGGCTATAAG GTATGCATCTTTGCTTATGGTCAAACAGGTTCAGGAAAAACTTATACTATGATGGGCAGGCCAGAAGCTTCAGAGCAGAAGGGGCTGATACCACGCTCTTTAGAacaaatatttcaaacaagtcaATCCCTTATAGCACAGGGTTGGAAGTACAAAATGCAG GCTTCAATGCTGGAAATATACAATGAAACCATTcgtgatttgttgtcaacaaaTAAATCGAGTGGTGCAGAAAATGGAGCTCCTGGAAAGCAGTATACCATCAAACACGATGCAAATGGAAACACCAATGTCACTGATCTTACAATTGTGGATGTTTGTAGAATAGAAGagatttcttctcttcttcggCAAGCTGCACAAAGCAG gtcCGTTGGTAAGACCCAAATGAATGAACAGTCTTCAAGAAGCCATTTTGTGTTCACATTGCGTATATCAGGAGTAAATGAG GGTACTGAACAACAAGTGCAAGGAGTTCTAAACCTCATAGATCTTGCTGGAAGTGAGCGACTCTCAAGGAGTGGGGCTACTGGAGACAGGTTAAAGGAAACTCAG GCCATTAATAGAAGCTTGTCAAGTTTGAGTGACGTGATATTTGCCTTGGCAAAGAAAGAGGACCATGTTCCTTTTAGGAACTCAAAATTGACTTATCTTCTGCAG CCTTGTCTAGGAGGGGATTCCAAAACCCTGATGTTTGTCAATATTTCCCCGGATCCTGCTTCAGTTGGCGAGTCCCTTTGTTCCCTTCGGTTTGCTGCCAGAGTCAATGCTTGCGAAATTGGGATTCCTCGACGCCAAATGACTGCTCAAATGACATCTTGA
- the LOC133699818 gene encoding kinesin-like protein KIN-14C isoform X1 has protein sequence MTSRNQNRPPRSPSSKKEGVESIPLDKRRRTGMGRTGGATNTERKPFGSVNKKLDVAATSDVGSCVEGSDCGNVEFTKEEIDALVNERLKMKKFDHKGNMELVSELNARLKVCIKWFQKRDEAHVEGEGKLQNALDALEKKCAETEAEMKNKEERFSATISELRQDNTCVQERLVKEESEKLDAIACHRKENEARIALEALQASLSKDLEKAQQDILVANQRAASVDDMYKRLQEYNLSLQQYNSKLHSELQVARESLKRVEKEKSTIMENHSTLRGHYSSLQDQLNLARTAQDEALNQKDTLANEVKCLRGELQQVREDRDRQVAQVQVLTSELVKYKESTGESCAKLEYLMEKTKSLEETCSSQREQICLLEHQLTATNEKLKMSDLSSIQTRAEFEEQRRNVHDLQERLAETEYQLVEGEKLRKKLHNTILELKGNIRVFCRVRPVLPDDVAGSEQPVISYPTSTEALGRGIDVIQSAGQKYPFNFDKVFNPDASQQEVFVEISQLVQSALDGYKVCIFAYGQTGSGKTYTMMGRPEASEQKGLIPRSLEQIFQTSQSLIAQGWKYKMQASMLEIYNETIRDLLSTNKSSGAENGAPGKQYTIKHDANGNTNVTDLTIVDVCRIEEISSLLRQAAQSRSVGKTQMNEQSSRSHFVFTLRISGVNEGTEQQVQGVLNLIDLAGSERLSRSGATGDRLKETQAINRSLSSLSDVIFALAKKEDHVPFRNSKLTYLLQPCLGGDSKTLMFVNISPDPASVGESLCSLRFAARVNACEIGIPRRQMTAQMTS, from the exons ATGACTTCTAGGAACCAGAATCGGCCTCCTCGAAGTCCTTCTTCT AAGAAGGAAGGGGTGGAAAGTATCCCATTAGATAAGCGGAGGAGGACTGGGATGGGAAGAACGGGAGGAGCCACGAACACAGAACGCAAGCCATTTGGTTCTGTTAACAAAAAGCTGGATGTTGCTGCCACCAGTGATGTGGGAAGCTGTGTTGAGGGTTCGGATTGTGGCAATGTTGAGTTTACTAAAGAAGAAATTGATGCGCTGGTGAATGAGAGATTGAAGATGAAGAAGTTTGATCACAAG GGTAATATGGAACTAGTGAGTGAACTTAATGCCAGGCTCAAGGTTTGTATCAAATGGTTCCAGAAGAGGGATGAAGCCCATGTTGAAGGGGAAGGAAAGCTTCAAAATGCTTTAGATGCTTTGGAGAAGAAGTGTGCTGAAACTG AGGCAGAGATGAAAAACAAGGAGGAGAGATTTAGTGCAACTATTAGTGAGCTGAGGCAAGATAATACTTGTGTACAAGAGAGACTTGtaaaagaagaatcagaaaagctg gATGCAATTGCTTGTCATAGAAAGGAAAATGAAGCAAGAATTGCATTAGAAGCTTTGCAGGCTTCTCTATCGAAAGATCTTGAGAAAGCCCAACAAGATATTTTAGTTGCCAATCAAAGA GCTGCCTCGGTTGATGATATGTACAAGCGATTACAAGAGTACAACTTGAGTTTACAACAGTACAATAGCAAGCTGCATTCTGAACTTCAAGTTGCTCGTGAGTCTCTAAAACGTGTAGAAAAAGAGAAGTCTACTATAATGGAGAACCACAGTACATTAAGGGGTCACTATAGTTCATTGCAGGATCAGTTAAATTTAGCCAGG ACTGCTCAAGATGAAGCTTTGAATCAGAAAGACACATTAGCAAATGAAGTGAAATGTCTCCGAGGAGAGTTGCAGCAGGTTAGAGAGGATCGTGATCGCCAAGTAGCTCAAGTGCAGGTTTTAACTTCTGAATTGGTGAAGTATAAAGAAAGTACCGGTGAATCCTGTGCAAAACTAGAATATCTgatggaaaaaacaaaatccttaGAG GAGACATGTTCTTCCCAGAGGGAGCAGATATGCCTGTTGGAGCATCAGCTCACTGCTACAAATGAAAAGCTAAAG atGTCTGATTTATCTTCTATACAAACAAGGGCAGAATTTGAAGAGCAAAGGAGAAATGTACATGATTTACAGGAGCGCCTAGCAGAGACAGAATATCAGCTAGTTGAAGGAgagaaattgaggaaaaaattgCATAACACTATCTTG GAGCTAAAGGGGAATATTCGAGTATTTTGCAGAGTGCGTCCTGTGTTGCCAGATGATGTTGCTGGGTCTGAGCAGCCTGTCATTTCATATCCTACCTCAACAGAAGCTCTTGGCAGAGGCATCGATGTAATACAAAGTG CAGGACAGAAATATCCTTTTAACTTTGACAAGGTGTTCAATCCTGATGCTTCTCAGCAAGAAGTTTTTGTGGAAATATCACAGCTTGTGCAGAGTGCCCTTGATGGCTATAAG GTATGCATCTTTGCTTATGGTCAAACAGGTTCAGGAAAAACTTATACTATGATGGGCAGGCCAGAAGCTTCAGAGCAGAAGGGGCTGATACCACGCTCTTTAGAacaaatatttcaaacaagtcaATCCCTTATAGCACAGGGTTGGAAGTACAAAATGCAG GCTTCAATGCTGGAAATATACAATGAAACCATTcgtgatttgttgtcaacaaaTAAATCGAGTGGTGCAGAAAATGGAGCTCCTGGAAAGCAGTATACCATCAAACACGATGCAAATGGAAACACCAATGTCACTGATCTTACAATTGTGGATGTTTGTAGAATAGAAGagatttcttctcttcttcggCAAGCTGCACAAAGCAG gtcCGTTGGTAAGACCCAAATGAATGAACAGTCTTCAAGAAGCCATTTTGTGTTCACATTGCGTATATCAGGAGTAAATGAG GGTACTGAACAACAAGTGCAAGGAGTTCTAAACCTCATAGATCTTGCTGGAAGTGAGCGACTCTCAAGGAGTGGGGCTACTGGAGACAGGTTAAAGGAAACTCAG GCCATTAATAGAAGCTTGTCAAGTTTGAGTGACGTGATATTTGCCTTGGCAAAGAAAGAGGACCATGTTCCTTTTAGGAACTCAAAATTGACTTATCTTCTGCAG CCTTGTCTAGGAGGGGATTCCAAAACCCTGATGTTTGTCAATATTTCCCCGGATCCTGCTTCAGTTGGCGAGTCCCTTTGTTCCCTTCGGTTTGCTGCCAGAGTCAATGCTTGCGAAATTGGGATTCCTCGACGCCAAATGACTGCTCAAATGACATCTTGA
- the LOC133700225 gene encoding oxygen-evolving enhancer protein 3-2, chloroplastic-like produces the protein MAQAMASMAGLRGASQAVLEGSLQLSGSNRMLNVPSNTTRVAVARPGLTVRAQQQVSGELETSRRAMLGLVAAGLASGSFVQVVLADALPIKLGPPPPPSGGLPGTLNSDEARDFDLPLKQRFFLQPLPPAEAAVRAKESAKDIVGVKSLIDQKAWPYVQNDLRLKAGYLRFDLNTVISAKSKDEKKSLKELTGKLFDTISNLDYAAKIKSTPEAEKYYAQTVSTLNDVLAKLG, from the exons ATGGCACAAGCAATGGCATCGATGGCTGGTCTACGTGGAGCATCTCAGGCTGTCCTTGAAGGTAGCCTCCAGCTAAGTGGTTCAAACAGGATGTTGAATGTGCCTAGCAACACCACTCGTGTGGCCGTGGCACGCCCTGGGCTTACTGTTAGAGCTCAGCAACAAGTGTCTGGTGAGCTTGAAACTAGCCGTAGGGCCATGTTAGGTCTTGTTGCTGCTGGTTTGGCTTCTGGTTCTTTTGTTCAAGTTGTTCTTGCTGATGCTCTTCCTATCAAACTTGGCCCTCCTCCCCCTCCTTCTGGTGGACTCC CTGGGACATTGAACTCTGATGAAGCAAGAGACTTTGATCTGCCACTGAAACAGAGGTTTTTCTTGCAACCACTTCCCCCAGCTGAGGCGGCAGTAAGGGCTAAGGAGTCAGCTAAGGACATTGTTGGTGTGAAATCTTTGATAGACCAGAAGGCTTGGCCTTATGTCCAAAATGACCTTCGTCTCAAGGCAGGATATCTTCGTTTTGACCTCAACACTGTTATCTCTGCTAAGTCCAAGGACGAGAAGAAATCCCTTAAGGAACTTACTGGAAAGCTCTTTGATACCATCAGCAAC CTCGACTATGCAGCAAAGATTAAGAGCACTCCTGAAGCTGAGAAGTACTATGCTCAGACTGTATCTACTCTGAATGATGTTCTTGCTAAGCTTGGTTAA
- the LOC133700156 gene encoding cytosolic sulfotransferase 12-like: MSYSPNLHKPSNSTNHYEEDQQQQIKSQSQKYEEIISTLPQEYGWLDEHYKIEGFWYDPFWAVGVLWAQENFQARSSDIILASFPKCGTTWLKALMFAIQKRNDRCLNDSTHPLLTTNPHKCVPYFELQAHEDDPFTYLDSLPSPRLLGTHVSYTSLPKSIINSGSKIVCICRDSKDVLVSLWKFVNKIRSGRNMLPLPLEEGFELFCKGVCLSGPFWEYNSEYWNASLERPNNVFFLKYEDLKKDTTFYVQKLARFMECPFSVDEKSKGVVKDIIKLCSLENLSNLEVNKAGTFHLGSKAKVDNNAFFWRGNVGDSKTCLTPTMIKRLDEITKAKFKGSGLAI, translated from the coding sequence ATGTCTTACTCTCCTAATCTTCACAAACCTTCAAACAGTACTAACCACTACGAAGAAGATCAACAACAACAGATCAAAAGCCAGTCCCAGAAATATGAGGAGATTATTTCAACCCTTCCTCAGGAATATGGATGGTTGGATGAGCATTACAAGATTGAAGGATTTTGGTATGATCCTTTTTGGGCTGTTGGAGTTCTTTGGGCACAGGAAAACTTCCAGGCACGCTCTAGTGATATTATTTTGGCCTCATTTCCTAAGTGTGGCACCACATGGCTAAAGGCTCTCATGTTTGCCATCCAGAAGAGAAATGATCGTTGCCTCAATGATTCAACTCACCCTTTACTCACTACAAACCCCCATAAGTGTGTTCCCTATTTTGAGCTGCAAGCTCATGAAGATGACCCATTTACATACCTAGATTCTCTTCCCTCACCTAGGCTACTTGGCACACATGTCTCTTACACTTCATTGCCGAAATCCATCATAAATTCAGGTTCTAAGATTGTGTGTATTTGTCGGGACTCGAAAGATGTTTTGGTCTCCTTGTGGAAGTTTGTCAATAAAATAAGATCTGGAAGGAACATGCTACCCCTGCCTCTGGAAGAAGGGTTTGAGCTTTTCTGTAAAGGAGTTTGTCTTTCAGGACCCTTTTGGGAGTACAATTCGGAGTACTGGAATGCAAGTTTAGAACGTCcgaataatgtattttttctcaAGTATGAGGATCTGAAGAAGGATACTACTTTTTACGTGCAGAAGCTGGCACGATTCATGGAATGTCCCTTTTCGGTAGATGAAAAAAGTAAAGGTGTCGTGAAAGACATAATAAAGCTATGTAGTCTTGAGAATTTGAGCAATCTGGAGGTGAATAAAGCTGGAACATTTCATCTGGGCTCCAAAGCGAAGGTGGACAACAATGCATTCTTCTGGCGAGGTAACGTTGGAGATTCGAAGACTTGTCTGACGCCTACGATGATCAAGCGACTTGATGAGATTACAAAAGCAAAGTTCAAAGGGTCTGGACTGGCAATTTAG
- the LOC133698848 gene encoding probable histone H2A.3, with protein MAGRGKALGSGAAKKATSRSSKAGLQFPVGRIARFLKTGKYAERVGAGAPVYLSAVLEYLAAEVLELAGNAARDNKKTRIVPRHIQLAVRNDEELSRLLGQVTIANGGVLPNIHNTLLPKRVSKGPVDDE; from the exons ATGGCAGGAAGAGGAAAGGCTTTGGGGTCCGGAGCAGCAAAGAAAGCAACCTCGAGAAGTAGCAAGGCGGGTTTGCAGTTTCCTGTGGGACGTATTGCTCGGTTCCTGAAGACTGGGAAATACGCCGAACGTGTTGGTGCTGGTGCTCCTGTCTACCTCTCTGCTGTTCTTGAGTATCTTGCTGCTGAG GTGTTAGAACTGGCTGGGAATGCAGCAAGAGACAACAAGAAGACTAGAATAGTCCCGAGGCACATTCAGTTGGCAGTGAGGAACGATGAGGAGCTGAGCAGGCTGCTTGGCCAAGTCACAATTGCTAATGGTGGTGTCTTGCCTAATATTCACAACACTTTGTTACCGAAAAGGGTTTCTAAAGGTCCAGTTGATGATGAATGA
- the LOC133698847 gene encoding protein DESIGUAL 2-like, whose protein sequence is MAENHGILVCLLIIALDVVAGILGIEAEMAQNKVKHLKMWVFECRDPSYQAFKLGLAAILFLPLAHIIANLLGGCTCMWSKEDFLKASATRKLAVASLFFSWIILAIGFTMLVIGTMANSKSRKSCGLSYHHILSIGGILCFIHGIFAVAYYVSATASARDHISRHRTPATSQA, encoded by the exons atggctGAAAATCATGGTATTTTGGTTTGCCTCCTAATCATAGCACTGGATGTTGTTGCTGGCATACTTGGGATTGAAGCTGAGATGGCTCAAAACAAG GTGAAGCATTTAAAGATGTGGGTTTTTGAGTGTAGAGACCCGAGCTATCAAGCTTTCAAGCTAGGTTTGGCTGCAATATTATTTCTTCCCCTTGCTCATATCATTGCTAACTTGCTTGGTGGATGCACTTGCATGTGGTCCAAGGAAGATTTTTTAAAGGCATCCGCTACTAGGAAGCTAGCTGtagcttctcttttcttctcatg GATCATACTGGCCATTGGGTTCACAATGCTGGTCATAGGGACAATGGCaaactcaaaatcaagaaaatcatgTGGATTATCGTATCATCACATTCTCTCCATCGGAGGCATCCTGTGTTTCATTCATGGAATCTTCGCAGTTGCCTATTATGTATCTGCCACTGCTTCAGCCAGAGACCATATTTCTCGGCATCGAACCCCTGCTACTTCTCAAGCGTAg